The Kocuria turfanensis genome contains the following window.
CAGGAACAGGAACCAGCCGGATCCTGCGTTGCCGTTCTCGTCCAGGCCCCACAGCGCCAGCCCCGGAAGGCCGATGGCCAGCATGAGCGCGGCGGGCAGCGTGCGCACCAGCACCTGCCCGGCACGCGGTACGGGCACCTCGTCGGTGCGCGGGGCGGACTGGTCCATGGCGCTGACGCTACCGGCGGGCCGAGGCGGCGTGGCAGGTGCACTTGAGGGGAACGACGGCGCGGTGGCCGGCGTGCCAGGATGCGAGGACGGCGGGACGAGGAGGAGCGGACGGTGTCGCGACGGATGCGCTGGTTCTACGCGATCTTCGCGGTGTTCATGGTGATCGCCGGAGTCTCTGGGGCGATCGAAGGCCACTGGTGGGGGTGGGGCATGATCGCTGGTGCCCTCATGATGGCGGTGGGCGTGCTGCGGTTGTTCCGGGAGCAGCACGGGCCCGACCGATGAGCACCCGCACTCCGCGGCACCGGGCCCCGCAGTCCGCTGAGGTGCGGCGGACCGAGCGGCAGGGGCTGTTGGCGCTGATCGCGTTGCCGTTCCTGCTGGCGTTCCTGATCTGGTGCGCCGTGCGCACCGACAGCGTGCTGTTGGGGGTCGGGCTGGCCGTCGGCGTGTGGGGCGGGATGTTGCTGGACGGCAAGCGGAAGGCCCGGAAGAGAGCGCGGCAGGACTCCGTGCCCGCGGACTAGGAGGAGGTGCGCGACTCCCGCACGCGGTACAGGCCGGCGCCCAACAGTGCCAGCAGGGCGGCGGGCCCGGCGTACATCACCGCGAGCGGCAGAAGCTCGGCCAGCATCAGGGCCAGGTCGCGCAACGGCAGATCCAGGACGTATACCCACAGACCGGACAGGTAGCCGTAGAGAGTGTTGACGAGAGCCACCATGGCTCCCGCGGCAGCCCACAGGGCGACCACCTGCGGGGTGGGCACGTAGCGGTACCCGTCGACCACCGCCCAGACGCCGGCCGGCACGAAGGCGAGCAGCCCGGCCACGAGTCCGGGCGTGTAGGGGGAGTCGGCGACGAACCAGTTGTTGCGCAGCAGCACCTCGAAGCTCACCTGCAGCACGACGACGACCGGCACCGCCCGCACCAGCACCTGCAGCACCCAGTAGGGAGGTCGCGTGCGGGACGTCCCGTCCGGGGCAGCTGAAGTGTCCCTCTGCTCACCTCCCTCAGCCGTCATGGCCACGTACCTCCTGCTCGAGGGTGTGGCGCCGGCCGACGGCCAGCCACAGGATCGGACCGAGCACCGGGGCTGCCAGGATCACCAACAGCCACAGCAGCCGCTGCACCGGGGTGTAGTACCGGTCGCGGGACAGGGAGATGACCGCGACGCCGACCAGGGCGATCAGCGCGCCGCCGAGCAGAAGCGCGGTGAGCTCCCAGGACGTGGGGAGGATCGGGTTCGCGCCGGCGACCATCGAGACGAGATCCATGGCTCCACGGTAGGGCTGCGCGCGGGCGGACCCCGCGGCGGCCCCGGTGTGTC
Protein-coding sequences here:
- a CDS encoding PLD nuclease N-terminal domain-containing protein, with translation MDLVSMVAGANPILPTSWELTALLLGGALIALVGVAVISLSRDRYYTPVQRLLWLLVILAAPVLGPILWLAVGRRHTLEQEVRGHDG